From one Dyella sp. 2HG41-7 genomic stretch:
- a CDS encoding heavy metal-responsive transcriptional regulator → MTTQAASLTIGAVAKRAGVAIDTIRFYEREGLLPEPLRRASGYRSYNDTAVARLRFIRRAKDLGFSLDEIRDLLALSSYRRGGVRAVRKRAEQRLASIDARIAELMRIRQGLEQLIEACPGKGDPEHCPILRALADEEPQA, encoded by the coding sequence ATGACTACTCAAGCCGCTTCCCTGACTATTGGAGCCGTCGCCAAGCGCGCCGGCGTCGCCATCGACACGATCCGCTTTTACGAGCGGGAGGGCCTGCTGCCCGAACCATTGCGGCGCGCCTCCGGCTACCGCAGTTACAACGACACGGCGGTCGCGCGATTGCGCTTTATCCGGCGCGCCAAGGATCTGGGCTTCAGCCTGGACGAAATTCGCGATCTTTTGGCGCTCTCATCCTATCGCCGCGGCGGTGTACGGGCGGTGCGCAAACGCGCGGAGCAGCGTCTCGCCAGCATCGATGCACGGATCGCCGAGCTCATGCGTATCCGCCAGGGGCTGGAGCAGCTGATCGAGGCCTGCCCGGGCAAGGGCGATCCGGAACATTGCCCGATCTTGCGTGCGTTGGCGGACGAGGAGCCGCAAGCATGA